The following coding sequences lie in one Candidatus Nitrospira nitrificans genomic window:
- a CDS encoding SIMPL domain-containing protein encodes MRIVWLLVLLLGIPLAAPAHDETKPETPTLTVSETGMTTHAPDTAYVTFGLDTPGKSLVETQRRNSAVMSKVLDRLRDLQIDKELIQTSSFTVSPQYRPPSNRPADAPPASPEIVGYIVGNMVTVEIRALDRVGTVIEEVLKAGANSFQGLHWGLRDEQSVRLSALKQAAVKAREKAAALSESLQVKLVRVVSVHEGGRPMIRPAASMARMAMDAGTGEVPISPGELKVEATVTLVYEIAPN; translated from the coding sequence ATGCGGATTGTCTGGTTGTTGGTGCTGCTGCTGGGGATTCCGCTTGCGGCGCCGGCGCATGATGAGACGAAGCCCGAGACGCCGACCCTCACGGTCAGCGAAACCGGGATGACGACGCACGCGCCGGATACGGCTTATGTGACGTTCGGCCTGGACACGCCCGGCAAATCACTCGTCGAGACGCAGAGGCGGAACAGTGCCGTCATGAGCAAAGTCTTGGACCGACTGCGCGATTTACAGATCGACAAGGAGCTGATCCAAACCTCGTCTTTTACGGTCTCCCCGCAATATCGACCGCCGTCTAACCGTCCCGCCGATGCGCCGCCTGCTTCTCCGGAAATCGTCGGCTATATCGTCGGCAATATGGTGACCGTGGAAATCCGTGCCCTCGACAGAGTGGGCACGGTGATCGAAGAAGTCTTGAAGGCCGGCGCGAATAGCTTTCAGGGGTTGCACTGGGGGTTGCGCGATGAGCAATCGGTGCGTCTGAGCGCATTGAAACAGGCGGCGGTCAAGGCGCGCGAAAAAGCGGCGGCGCTGAGCGAGTCGCTGCAGGTAAAACTCGTGCGGGTCGTATCAGTCCATGAAGGGGGCCGCCCTATGATCAGGCCCGCTGCTTCCATGGCGCGCATGGCGATGGACGCGGGCACCGGCGAGGTGCCGATCTCGCCCGGGGAGCTAAAGGTCGAGGCAACGGTGACGCTCGTTTATGAGATTGCCCCGAACTGA
- a CDS encoding FitA-like ribbon-helix-helix domain-containing protein: protein MAQVLVRNLQDKVVARLKKRAKTRGRSLQAEVKTILEEAAKEESGDFWKEAERIRERLKRSGKKFSDSAELIREDRDR, encoded by the coding sequence ATGGCACAGGTTCTTGTTCGAAACCTCCAAGATAAAGTCGTCGCACGGCTCAAAAAAAGAGCCAAGACTCGAGGACGGTCACTTCAAGCTGAAGTAAAGACAATTCTTGAAGAGGCGGCCAAAGAAGAGTCGGGCGATTTCTGGAAGGAAGCCGAGCGCATCCGTGAACGGCTCAAACGGTCAGGAAAGAAATTTAGTGACAGCGCCGAGCTGATCCGCGAGGACCGCGATCGGTGA
- a CDS encoding type II toxin-antitoxin system VapC family toxin: MRAYIIDASVVLKWFIPEEHCEQALRLKDSDARLHAPAFLTLEVGNVLSKKRRRDELTAQDTEDIWRAFRRAPIRRHADETLVLAAFDLARHTKQSLYDCLYLALAMQLNMSFLTSDRKFYQALQHDEYRSRVLWIEDLPCTLGRGA, encoded by the coding sequence GTGAGGGCGTACATCATTGATGCGAGTGTCGTTCTCAAATGGTTCATTCCGGAGGAGCACTGCGAGCAGGCGTTGCGCCTCAAAGATTCCGACGCGCGCCTTCATGCTCCCGCCTTTCTCACGCTGGAAGTCGGGAATGTTCTCTCCAAAAAACGCCGCCGTGACGAACTGACCGCGCAAGATACTGAAGACATTTGGCGGGCATTTCGACGAGCTCCTATCCGTCGCCACGCCGATGAGACGCTGGTACTAGCCGCCTTCGACCTCGCCCGCCATACGAAGCAGAGTTTGTACGATTGCTTGTACTTGGCCCTGGCCATGCAACTGAACATGTCATTTTTGACGTCCGATCGAAAATTCTACCAAGCGCTACAGCATGACGAGTACCGCAGCCGGGTGCTCTGGATCGAGGACCTGCCATGCACGTTGGGGCGTGGAGCATGA
- a CDS encoding HNH endonuclease, with translation MTEAYGRRCAVTGERTLPALEAAHIKPFAKSGPNQGEKAHDW, from the coding sequence GTGACCGAGGCTTACGGACGGCGATGTGCGGTAACAGGAGAGCGAACCCTGCCAGCATTGGAGGCAGCGCACATCAAGCCATTCGCAAAGTCTGGTCCCAATCAAGGAGAAAAGGCTCATGATTGGTAA
- a CDS encoding nucleotide pyrophosphohydrolase, protein MIGNDLLVELLEFRQKRNWEQFHKPKDLAVSLSVEAAELLEIFQWKSDVEVTGLIASESKQRIEEEVAVAIVLTHLCHDLGMDLHAAVRSKLNKNEAKYPVRKAYGSSKKYSEL, encoded by the coding sequence ATGATTGGTAACGACTTGCTTGTTGAACTTCTTGAGTTTAGGCAGAAACGCAACTGGGAACAGTTTCATAAGCCAAAGGACTTGGCAGTTTCTCTCTCGGTAGAAGCAGCCGAATTGCTCGAGATATTTCAGTGGAAAAGTGACGTGGAAGTTACAGGCCTGATTGCTAGCGAGTCGAAGCAGCGGATTGAAGAGGAAGTGGCAGTGGCAATTGTGCTTACACATCTATGCCATGATCTCGGTATGGACCTGCATGCGGCGGTCCGTTCGAAGCTCAACAAGAACGAAGCCAAGTATCCCGTAAGAAAAGCCTACGGAAGTTCGAAAAAATATAGCGAATTATAG
- a CDS encoding DUF2281 domain-containing protein — MLSFEDRIKGLSPDLRREVEDFVDCLIDRRAPHSKGKMKFAWEGGARRPSRAAHLRRFTA, encoded by the coding sequence ATGTTGTCTTTTGAGGACCGGATCAAAGGGTTGTCCCCCGATCTCCGACGTGAAGTGGAGGATTTTGTCGATTGTTTGATCGATCGGCGTGCTCCCCATTCCAAAGGCAAAATGAAGTTTGCTTGGGAAGGGGGCGCTCGCCGACCTTCGAGAGCAGCACACCTCCGTCGATTTACAGCATAA
- a CDS encoding nucleotidyltransferase domain-containing protein, protein MVRRIVERFHPERIILFGSHARGTAGPHSDVDLLVVMQPHGSKRRRAVEIYGLLAGMGVPKDVIVVSPEEFEAYRDAPGTVIKTAWQEGKILHDRAA, encoded by the coding sequence ATGGTACGGCGTATTGTCGAGCGGTTCCATCCTGAGCGCATCATTCTCTTTGGATCACATGCCCGCGGGACGGCCGGTCCGCATAGCGATGTCGATTTGCTTGTCGTGATGCAGCCGCACGGTTCGAAACGAAGGCGAGCGGTCGAGATCTATGGATTGTTAGCCGGCATGGGGGTTCCTAAAGATGTCATTGTCGTGAGTCCTGAAGAATTCGAAGCATACCGAGACGCGCCAGGGACTGTTATAAAAACAGCGTGGCAAGAGGGAAAGATCCTGCATGACCGTGCGGCCTAA
- a CDS encoding HEPN domain-containing protein: MTVRPKDEDLVRARVLKAEHDLLNIENNLAAPEVPGDTVCFHAQQCAEKYLKALLVSRQIDPPKIHDLTELYALLPGGLLVDFDTSLLEELNPYSIEGRYPGVWEPVEQPEALRAVEAARTIRQTIRRVLPSTCIV; the protein is encoded by the coding sequence ATGACCGTGCGGCCTAAGGACGAAGACCTTGTCCGAGCCAGGGTTCTAAAGGCCGAACACGACTTGCTCAATATCGAGAACAATCTTGCCGCGCCGGAGGTCCCAGGGGATACCGTTTGTTTTCATGCGCAGCAATGTGCAGAGAAATACCTTAAAGCTCTCCTTGTTTCTCGGCAAATCGACCCTCCGAAGATTCATGATCTGACCGAACTCTATGCGCTATTGCCAGGCGGTCTGCTGGTAGATTTCGACACGAGCTTGCTCGAAGAATTGAATCCCTACTCGATTGAAGGGCGATATCCTGGAGTTTGGGAGCCGGTTGAACAACCAGAGGCACTTCGGGCTGTTGAGGCTGCGAGAACGATTCGTCAGACGATCCGCCGGGTCCTCCCTTCAACCTGCATTGTCTGA
- a CDS encoding WD40 repeat domain-containing protein produces MPEPTMTPPLPSVSSETAAASPPPIDFLDYWGADCREVKTFRGHSHGVWAVAFSPDGSTLASGGAERLVRMWDIETGRLLRSLRGHTHDIRAIVFTPDGQTLATGSEDRTIRLWNGRTGEPMKLLFTRYDHNVCSLSLSPDGLMLARGSHNKDIKIWEVTTGTELMTLLGKDEYDHHWSVCVVFSPDGIHLASGTDIGKIKVWEVLPSGEEKVLHDGHWRKNQEDSTETRGYYIEDDGGFQKPMDYWIGAMTFTPDAKLLITGSRDATIKLFEMPSVVEKKSLTGHKGWVRSLAVSPDGKVLVSASDDETIKFWDLATGRNFRTLKGHSSGVRCLTFSPDGKRLASASWDRTVKLWEGGAKAEE; encoded by the coding sequence ATGCCGGAACCGACAATGACTCCTCCGCTCCCGAGTGTCTCCTCAGAGACAGCCGCTGCATCACCGCCTCCGATCGATTTCTTGGACTACTGGGGAGCCGATTGTCGGGAAGTAAAAACGTTCCGTGGCCATTCGCACGGAGTCTGGGCGGTCGCGTTTTCACCTGACGGATCGACGCTCGCCAGCGGCGGCGCCGAACGCCTCGTGCGCATGTGGGACATCGAAACCGGTCGGTTATTGCGTTCTCTACGCGGCCACACTCACGATATTCGCGCCATTGTCTTCACGCCGGACGGGCAAACCCTGGCCACCGGCAGCGAGGACCGGACGATCCGGTTATGGAACGGTCGAACCGGCGAGCCGATGAAGCTCCTGTTCACCAGGTACGATCATAACGTCTGCAGCCTTTCGCTCTCGCCCGACGGCCTCATGCTCGCGCGTGGCAGCCATAACAAAGACATCAAGATTTGGGAAGTCACCACCGGCACCGAGCTGATGACGTTGCTCGGGAAGGATGAGTACGACCATCACTGGTCGGTCTGTGTGGTCTTCTCCCCGGACGGCATTCATCTCGCCAGCGGAACCGACATCGGCAAGATCAAGGTGTGGGAAGTCCTTCCAAGCGGCGAGGAAAAGGTCCTCCACGACGGCCACTGGCGAAAAAACCAGGAAGATTCCACCGAAACCCGCGGCTATTATATTGAAGACGACGGCGGGTTCCAAAAACCGATGGATTACTGGATCGGGGCCATGACCTTCACACCGGACGCGAAACTCCTGATCACCGGCAGCCGGGATGCCACCATCAAGCTGTTCGAGATGCCGAGCGTCGTTGAGAAGAAATCCCTCACCGGCCATAAGGGCTGGGTCCGCAGTCTCGCTGTATCGCCGGATGGGAAAGTCTTAGTCAGCGCAAGCGACGACGAGACCATCAAGTTTTGGGATCTGGCCACCGGCCGCAACTTCCGGACACTCAAAGGCCATAGTAGCGGTGTGCGTTGTCTCACCTTTTCTCCGGACGGCAAACGCCTCGCCAGCGCCTCCTGGGATCGGACCGTCAAGCTGTGGGAAGGGGGAGCAAAAGCGGAAGAGTAG
- a CDS encoding inorganic diphosphatase — protein MEIRFQPALLQEVIDSFVEKTEREGDPTYYKEFHEYADPIYEKFMLDDREAEFKKLYQYLFGIWGFSDIVRDSFNEYTLLKEKVGIVLVKGVLKEDQEGVDILRKWGSVEKDLAKQFEEKGLKGVGIKLIPRRFYDPALTRYCRHELMHISDMIDPLFGYDPDTKLGQNPGEETLILQRYRVLWSLSVDSRLVAAGKEPMLSKEDRFKEFRSWYRKIPPPQLKSVFEGLWQTSYFTHSELIEMAADTLRVMDRAVDVEGGEVPETENKIMLMPGFPCPLCRFPTYSWVEDMGTKVESYVLDFIRENHPGWDVEFGACDRCVEVYKLRADGVM, from the coding sequence ATGGAAATCAGATTCCAACCAGCTTTGCTCCAGGAAGTCATCGATTCGTTCGTTGAAAAGACGGAACGAGAGGGAGATCCCACCTACTATAAGGAATTCCACGAGTATGCCGACCCGATTTACGAGAAATTCATGCTCGATGATCGGGAAGCGGAGTTTAAGAAGCTGTATCAATATCTTTTCGGCATCTGGGGATTTTCTGATATCGTCCGCGACTCATTCAACGAGTATACGCTATTGAAGGAGAAGGTGGGCATTGTCCTGGTCAAAGGTGTGTTGAAGGAAGATCAGGAAGGCGTCGATATTCTCCGCAAATGGGGGTCCGTCGAAAAGGACTTGGCGAAACAGTTTGAGGAAAAAGGTCTGAAGGGCGTGGGGATCAAGCTGATTCCCCGCCGCTTTTATGATCCGGCATTGACACGCTATTGCCGCCATGAGCTGATGCACATTTCCGACATGATCGACCCGCTGTTCGGTTACGATCCGGACACCAAGCTTGGGCAGAACCCCGGCGAAGAAACGCTGATCTTGCAGCGCTATCGTGTGCTCTGGAGTTTGAGCGTGGATAGTCGATTGGTCGCGGCAGGCAAGGAGCCGATGCTGAGCAAGGAGGATCGTTTCAAGGAATTCCGGTCCTGGTACCGAAAAATTCCGCCTCCTCAACTGAAGTCGGTGTTCGAGGGGCTCTGGCAGACCTCCTACTTCACCCATTCCGAGCTGATTGAAATGGCCGCCGACACGCTTCGCGTCATGGATCGGGCCGTGGATGTGGAAGGCGGGGAAGTCCCGGAGACCGAAAACAAAATCATGCTCATGCCGGGTTTCCCGTGCCCGCTGTGCCGGTTCCCGACGTATTCCTGGGTCGAGGATATGGGGACGAAGGTGGAATCCTACGTGCTCGACTTCATTCGCGAGAATCATCCGGGATGGGACGTGGAATTCGGGGCCTGCGATCGCTGTGTGGAAGTGTACAAGCTGCGTGCCGACGGAGTGATGTAG
- a CDS encoding 4Fe-4S dicluster domain-containing protein: protein MLSTVKAARELVKQADGVPVEPSSPPTRTDWLRPPGAVGEPLFLERCTKCNDCITACPPGAIVAHPQDGTPVLFADQSPCLLCEDLPCITACGTDALLPVEGINNVRMGSATVSHRLCTAGQGCHACVSKCPTDALAMDVASLYLSVEKDACVGCGMCEMVCQTVNDHVAIRVVPSRLLAGY from the coding sequence GTGCTCTCCACCGTTAAAGCCGCGCGCGAACTTGTCAAACAGGCGGATGGGGTTCCGGTAGAGCCGTCTTCTCCGCCGACTCGCACTGACTGGCTGCGTCCCCCTGGCGCGGTGGGAGAACCGCTCTTCCTTGAACGTTGTACGAAGTGCAATGATTGCATCACGGCCTGTCCTCCAGGCGCGATCGTGGCCCATCCTCAGGACGGGACACCCGTTCTCTTTGCCGATCAGTCTCCCTGCCTGTTATGTGAGGATCTTCCCTGCATTACAGCCTGTGGAACGGACGCGCTCCTTCCGGTCGAGGGGATCAACAACGTTCGAATGGGAAGCGCGACGGTGTCGCATCGACTCTGCACGGCCGGCCAAGGTTGCCATGCCTGTGTCTCGAAGTGTCCGACGGATGCTCTTGCGATGGACGTTGCGTCCTTGTATCTTTCCGTGGAGAAGGACGCCTGTGTCGGCTGCGGAATGTGTGAAATGGTCTGTCAGACCGTCAATGACCATGTCGCGATCCGTGTCGTACCGTCGAGGCTGCTGGCAGGATATTGA
- a CDS encoding TorD/DmsD family molecular chaperone has protein sequence MTSQQPMQGVSASATATLPSPLPIKDSPAVERALNRSKIYLLVSWSLLYPEDEEFLDYLRSGEFVEDGRVAIDALDVALGAVGGERAKGKLISLKKQLGLVENLIASECVNWQLSDLQSEHRRVFSNVITLDCPPYETLFGNDHVFAQSHVMGDISGFYKAFGVELSKDIHERLDHLSVEFEFMHFLAYKESYSLCHDGPEKTQIVVDAQKKFVKNHIGRWVPLFCRMLTKKADSGLFKLVADMTADWMDFETAFLGVTPQPYTETDYRPATFSSPEGQTYECGAQDQGNELTMLLNEVGAQSFMDVKEKDKENEEGRPSGTA, from the coding sequence ATGACGAGTCAACAGCCGATGCAAGGCGTATCTGCATCCGCCACCGCCACACTGCCGAGTCCGTTGCCCATCAAGGACTCCCCTGCCGTCGAACGTGCGCTCAATCGCAGTAAAATCTATTTATTGGTCTCCTGGAGCCTCCTGTACCCGGAAGATGAGGAATTTCTTGATTATCTCCGGAGCGGAGAATTTGTGGAGGATGGCCGGGTCGCCATCGACGCGTTGGATGTCGCCCTAGGCGCAGTGGGTGGCGAGCGAGCCAAAGGGAAATTGATCTCGCTGAAGAAACAGTTGGGCCTGGTTGAGAATCTGATCGCTTCCGAATGTGTCAACTGGCAGCTCAGCGATCTCCAGTCGGAACATCGCCGCGTGTTCAGTAATGTAATTACGCTCGATTGCCCTCCCTATGAAACCCTGTTCGGGAATGACCATGTGTTCGCGCAATCCCATGTGATGGGGGATATCTCCGGCTTCTATAAAGCCTTCGGAGTCGAATTGTCGAAAGATATCCATGAACGGCTCGACCATCTCAGTGTCGAGTTCGAGTTCATGCACTTTCTTGCCTACAAGGAATCCTACTCGCTCTGTCACGACGGGCCGGAGAAGACGCAGATCGTGGTCGATGCGCAGAAGAAGTTCGTCAAGAATCATATCGGTCGATGGGTGCCGCTGTTCTGTCGCATGTTGACCAAGAAGGCGGATTCCGGTCTCTTCAAATTGGTGGCGGATATGACCGCCGATTGGATGGATTTCGAGACGGCCTTCCTGGGCGTGACTCCGCAGCCCTACACGGAAACCGACTATCGTCCGGCGACGTTCAGCTCTCCCGAAGGCCAGACGTATGAATGTGGCGCGCAAGACCAGGGCAATGAATTGACCATGTTGTTGAACGAAGTCGGTGCGCAGTCGTTTATGGATGTGAAAGAGAAAGACAAGGAAAATGAGGAAGGCCGGCCTTCCGGAACGGCGTGA
- a CDS encoding ethylbenzene dehydrogenase-related protein, producing MRVAQTTNKKLVFAILLSALTVGLMLTLGRVPLAVSQPVTIPAKAVKGQIPMDGANPIWESVPGVIIPLSGQLITTPMHPNISVKSVFVKAMTNGKEVGLRLEWIDQTKNDTAIGPQDFRDQVAVMFPVNTAGAPPFQCMGQSGGTTNIWRWNAEWQKDLGKDSAGIWDVDDQYPGIFWDYYFEEPAGGVTYPDRIGRSLGPFNSGIWSGNIMSDPTLRVSSVEDLSANGFSTLTTQAHQDVIGNGVWEPSGSVKGGGYTGPTWRVVVKRTLENGDANDVQFKAGMSVPIAFAVWDGANIERNGMKSLSTWFTLKL from the coding sequence ATGAGGGTAGCGCAGACGACCAACAAGAAATTGGTGTTTGCAATTCTTCTCTCCGCCCTCACTGTCGGCCTGATGCTGACGTTGGGGCGAGTACCACTGGCCGTCAGTCAACCGGTGACGATACCGGCGAAGGCGGTGAAGGGCCAGATTCCCATGGATGGCGCCAACCCTATATGGGAGAGTGTTCCGGGCGTCATTATTCCGTTGAGCGGTCAGTTGATTACGACACCGATGCATCCGAATATCTCGGTGAAGTCGGTATTCGTCAAGGCCATGACCAACGGGAAAGAGGTTGGGCTGCGATTGGAGTGGATCGATCAGACGAAGAATGACACAGCGATCGGCCCGCAAGATTTCCGCGACCAGGTTGCGGTGATGTTTCCGGTGAACACGGCCGGGGCTCCGCCGTTCCAGTGCATGGGACAATCCGGCGGGACGACCAACATCTGGCGGTGGAATGCCGAATGGCAGAAGGATCTCGGCAAGGACAGCGCGGGCATCTGGGATGTCGACGATCAATATCCCGGCATTTTCTGGGATTATTACTTTGAAGAGCCGGCGGGGGGCGTCACCTATCCGGACCGTATCGGCCGGAGCCTGGGACCGTTCAACTCTGGTATCTGGTCGGGGAATATCATGTCTGATCCGACACTTCGCGTAAGTTCCGTTGAGGATTTGAGCGCGAACGGCTTCAGCACCCTCACGACGCAAGCTCATCAGGATGTGATCGGGAACGGCGTCTGGGAGCCATCGGGGTCCGTCAAGGGCGGTGGGTACACCGGTCCGACCTGGCGGGTCGTCGTGAAGCGGACCTTGGAAAACGGCGATGCAAACGATGTCCAGTTCAAGGCAGGTATGTCGGTGCCGATCGCATTTGCGGTGTGGGACGGCGCCAACATCGAGCGGAACGGCATGAAGTCGCTGTCGACCTGGTTCACGTTGAAGTTGTAA
- a CDS encoding B12-binding domain-containing radical SAM protein translates to MKVSLLFPPTWHPSQPYLSLPSLTGFLRQGGVSDVSQRDLGIELLDAVLTKEYAAEVYQQLIAKQRELERTQTGETGPGSREHYGKVTDSLDRFSYLIDRIELAKDTLRSEGFYDPDAYRASLFMIDKWLEVVSSVYFPTRLTVVDNQFGNYSIYSSKDLMKVVHDEAQNPYLSLFRDRFIPSIVKNRPDLIGVSITATSQIIPGLTLCRLIKEAAPDLHLTIGGSIFTRLVDNIRRCPSLFELADDIVVFEGETALLELVNQLAGKKDYSKVPNLIYRQNGKITVNQPFYSENVNQLPAPNYDGFPLDRYLSPEPVLPVQFSRGCYYKDCAFCALTLDHQNFRQKDPGRTVEELQWLTQRYGARHFFFTDECFALSPTKRLCQQLIEKQLDIKWTCEMRFEKNLSRELLASMRDAGCLKIVFGLESFNQRIMDFMKKGIKQEWVRRIADDCVDLGIAVHCYIIVGFPTEKEEEALETMNFVVENKRLHQSYGFSCQPCLFDLEKEAPIMSDPGGYGIRRIMRPSAEDLSLGFFYEVQEGMTPDEAERLYQYVYERISEVVCELPFNYAMADGLLYISRAKEGAGQAPLAAH, encoded by the coding sequence ATGAAAGTCTCACTGCTTTTCCCTCCAACTTGGCATCCGTCTCAACCCTATCTCAGTTTGCCGTCTCTCACCGGGTTTCTGCGCCAGGGTGGGGTCTCCGACGTCTCGCAGCGCGACCTTGGTATCGAATTGTTGGATGCGGTGCTGACCAAGGAGTATGCAGCCGAAGTCTACCAGCAGTTGATCGCCAAGCAGCGCGAGCTTGAGCGGACTCAGACCGGTGAGACGGGCCCTGGAAGTCGCGAGCATTACGGAAAGGTGACTGACTCGCTCGATCGGTTCTCCTATCTCATCGATCGTATCGAACTTGCCAAGGACACCTTGCGCAGCGAAGGATTTTACGATCCTGATGCCTATCGAGCGAGTTTGTTCATGATCGATAAGTGGTTGGAAGTCGTGTCTTCAGTGTATTTTCCGACCCGACTTACCGTCGTGGATAATCAGTTCGGGAACTATTCCATCTATTCTTCGAAGGATCTGATGAAGGTCGTTCATGATGAAGCACAGAATCCTTACCTGAGCCTCTTCAGGGATAGGTTCATTCCTTCGATCGTGAAGAATCGGCCTGATCTCATCGGGGTCTCGATTACGGCCACGTCGCAGATCATCCCCGGGCTCACGCTCTGCAGGCTGATCAAGGAGGCCGCCCCGGACCTTCACCTGACCATCGGGGGCAGCATCTTCACCCGTCTCGTGGACAACATTCGTCGCTGCCCGAGCCTCTTCGAATTGGCCGACGATATCGTCGTATTTGAGGGCGAAACGGCCTTGTTGGAATTGGTCAATCAGCTGGCGGGCAAGAAGGACTACAGCAAGGTTCCCAACCTGATTTATCGGCAGAATGGGAAGATTACGGTCAACCAACCGTTCTATTCGGAAAATGTCAATCAACTCCCGGCGCCGAACTATGACGGGTTCCCCCTGGATCGCTATTTATCGCCGGAGCCGGTCTTGCCGGTCCAGTTTTCGCGGGGCTGTTACTACAAAGATTGTGCGTTCTGCGCCCTGACCCTCGACCACCAGAATTTCAGGCAGAAGGATCCCGGGCGGACGGTCGAGGAGCTGCAATGGCTGACGCAACGCTATGGCGCCCGCCATTTCTTTTTTACCGACGAATGTTTTGCGCTGTCACCGACAAAACGGTTGTGCCAACAGCTGATTGAGAAACAGCTTGATATCAAATGGACCTGCGAGATGCGGTTCGAGAAAAACCTCTCACGCGAACTGTTGGCGTCCATGCGGGATGCCGGGTGTTTGAAGATCGTTTTCGGGTTGGAATCCTTCAATCAACGCATCATGGATTTCATGAAGAAGGGGATCAAGCAGGAATGGGTTCGGCGCATCGCGGACGACTGTGTCGATCTCGGCATTGCGGTGCATTGTTACATTATCGTGGGGTTCCCCACGGAAAAAGAAGAAGAAGCGCTTGAAACGATGAACTTTGTCGTTGAAAACAAGAGACTTCACCAGTCTTATGGATTTTCTTGCCAGCCCTGCCTGTTCGACTTGGAAAAGGAAGCTCCCATCATGAGCGATCCCGGCGGGTATGGGATTCGACGAATTATGCGGCCGTCGGCGGAGGACCTGAGTCTCGGATTTTTTTATGAAGTGCAAGAGGGCATGACTCCCGACGAAGCGGAGCGCCTGTATCAGTATGTCTATGAGCGGATCAGTGAAGTCGTGTGCGAGCTTCCCTTCAATTACGCGATGGCCGATGGATTGCTGTATATCTCGCGGGCGAAGGAAGGAGCCGGACAGGCGCCGCTGGCGGCACATTGA
- a CDS encoding tetratricopeptide repeat protein yields the protein MENVGPTPVQSETVLDPGDQPLTSDEEIAGIEKLLVDEPDDFQARCRLGELYFSKGRLDDALAEVKKAIEMAESLRTEMNRSLAMYYANLGTIYATKNMADEAEAEFRHALDIFPHDVLALFNLGRLYADKKKYMEAKGYYERLVEITPDDPIAWYNLAGVYIELDNPQVSDYNTIDMGIQCYLRTLELDPKHLESSFKLMEIALSHKKTDLAVRVMESAVEHNPDEPLAYYNLISVYDKCKMFDQAEEARKRLKERFSKKPKDGPKS from the coding sequence ATGGAAAATGTAGGACCGACGCCAGTGCAGTCAGAAACCGTTCTTGATCCCGGCGATCAGCCGCTCACATCGGATGAAGAGATCGCCGGGATCGAAAAATTGTTGGTCGACGAACCTGATGACTTTCAGGCTCGTTGTCGACTCGGTGAATTGTACTTCAGCAAGGGGCGGCTCGACGACGCGTTGGCGGAGGTCAAGAAAGCCATTGAGATGGCGGAATCTCTTCGCACGGAAATGAATCGCTCACTGGCCATGTATTACGCGAATCTGGGAACGATCTATGCGACGAAGAACATGGCCGATGAAGCCGAGGCGGAATTCCGGCATGCGTTGGACATCTTCCCGCACGATGTGTTGGCGTTATTCAACCTTGGCAGACTCTACGCAGACAAGAAGAAGTACATGGAGGCCAAAGGGTACTATGAACGCCTCGTCGAGATCACGCCGGATGACCCGATCGCTTGGTATAATCTTGCAGGCGTCTATATCGAGCTGGATAATCCCCAAGTATCCGATTACAACACGATCGACATGGGAATTCAGTGCTATCTTCGTACCTTGGAACTGGATCCGAAGCATTTGGAGTCGAGCTTCAAGCTGATGGAAATCGCGCTCAGTCATAAGAAGACCGATTTGGCGGTCAGAGTTATGGAAAGTGCGGTGGAGCACAATCCGGATGAGCCGCTCGCCTATTACAACCTCATCAGCGTGTATGACAAGTGCAAGATGTTTGATCAGGCGGAAGAGGCCCGTAAACGGTTGAAAGAGCGATTTTCCAAGAAACCGAAGGATGGTCCGAAGTCCTAA
- the tatA gene encoding twin-arginine translocase TatA/TatE family subunit, whose translation MFGSLGFTELILILMIVLIIFGAGKLPQLGEGLGKAIKGFKKSVHEADAIEAEAQAAAQQATAPQAVTAASTQNATLTQPAGATVQPAPRS comes from the coding sequence ATGTTTGGCAGTCTAGGGTTCACCGAGCTGATTCTTATCCTCATGATCGTGCTGATCATCTTCGGCGCGGGGAAATTACCGCAGTTGGGCGAGGGACTCGGCAAGGCGATCAAGGGGTTCAAGAAGTCCGTTCATGAGGCGGACGCAATCGAGGCCGAAGCGCAAGCCGCGGCGCAACAGGCGACCGCGCCCCAAGCCGTGACGGCGGCGTCCACCCAGAATGCCACATTGACTCAGCCTGCTGGGGCCACTGTGCAGCCCGCTCCACGCTCTTAG